TAAATCTGAGGTTTCATCAGAACAGAAGTTATTTGCAGAAGGAAGTGAGgaggaattagggtttgagagcATGAAGAAGGGCCAAGTAGTGGCCAAACAACTGGATGAACCTCACAGCTGCTGTACCACATCTTCTCACACCATTAGGAGTGTGAGATATGGAGAGTGCCAGAAGAACCATGCTGCTAGTATTGGAGGATATGCTGTGGATGGGTGCAGAGAATTCATGGCTAGTGGAGAGGAAGGAACTAATGCAGCGCTTAAATGTGCCGCATGCGGTTGTCACCGGAATTTCCACCGAAGGGAAGTCGAGACCGAGGTAGTATGTGAGTGTTCTTCTCCTACTTCAATTGGGAAGTAAAAGCTAGGTTTCCCAAAAGAGGGGTAAAATGCTCTACtgaattataatatatatagaagTTGGATTGTTGTGATGAAATTGACTTAATAGTATTGCTGTGTGCTTTTTATCCTCCCTTCCTTCAAGAGGGAacccctctttctttccttgtaaTGAGATATTAAGGAAACAAACTGTGTAGATTGCTGTGTTATTATCTTTCTCTATAGCAGATGTTGATGTCTTGTGTACTTGGAAGTGAGATTTCTTTCCCTTTCACCATCTTATTTGAAAAGTGATTAGTCATTTAGTAGTAGgccatcaaaataaatgaaaaagtaTTCCAAAGAAAAGATTGGACTTAAGTTCAATGAGATATGTCTATTTTGAAAGATTTGAGATGAGGGGAAGAAATTTTCCATCTTATAGCTAGCTAGCTAGTAACCAAATCAAGTCTACTAAGATACATATAGGAAGATTTAGATGAAGTAATAACTTAAAAAATTCAGTCCAATAACATATGCAAAAAAGAGTAAGACAACTAGCTAGAAATTATTGATCAGTAGACCTATATGTTTCTTCTCTAAATAGGAAGATTTATATGAACTAAAAACTTACAACTCAATCCAATAACATATGCATAAGGAGTAGACCTATATGTTTCTTCACTCTAAAACATATATACTCCCTTACTTAGATCCACCCCAAGAGTTCCTTTTGCTTACTCTCTATTGGGTAGGAGCCAATTACTGATGTACCTAAACAGTTGTGTAGAAAAATTGTGATGTAGATCAGAACTTTGCAAGCAGTAGCATttaaagaattttattttatagagagagagagagagagtgtgtgataAAACTTCAAATATTCCACTGTCCCATCTCCCCATACTTATTCAGTTTGTTCTGGCACCACTTACCCTTTAATGATTGAAGCCTTCTAGTTACAGCATTACTTATGTATGGCACCATTTCAAGTATATATGACAATCCTtagtatcaaaaaaaaaaaaaaaaaaaaagagtttctaATTTACTTCTCCTTGTCTCCTCTTCATTGTCACCTTCCATTAGATAAGGTAGTTTAATCTGTAATGGAGAATCAACTAGTACATTCCAATATATATTTAGGTTAGGCATGCCTCCAACCAATGATTTTCATAGAATGGCCCACATACCCAATTATGTTTTGTTGCCATAATGTACAAGTTCTTTAATGATGTAATTAGAAAGTTGTGAGAGTTCAAACTAAAGCTTCTAAGTAAGTGAACTGATGAATTGATTGTTAAAGAACATTAGCTACACAAATAGAAGTGTTTTCCACCCCAAATCTATGAAATGGGAAACCAATAATGCTAAGTTTACATATCCATTTCTCCTTTTgtattctatctctctctctctctctctctctccacatatATAATTTCCATTGACAATTCTACTCCAGAGTTTATTAGCTAGGCTGGAAATAATGTTTGTTTCCCATTTGTAATGGAATCTAAGTTGGCATCATTTGATTGTACAATTATTGGCATAATAATCTCTTGTATTCCAAAttcatctctctccttcctttgtCAATTATGCCTTTTAATTAGGACCCTTAAATATAGGTCTAATTGGAGACTTGTATTACATATGTACTTAACTCTTatgattaaaaaaacagaaactacATACCTTAAAGACAACCCTAGAATTATGTCCTTTAATTAGGACCCTTAAATCTAGGAAGGTTTATTTGTAttccttgaatttctttttgagCTCTGAGATATATGCTCTATGATACATCATTCTTCTTAAAAACCATAATATCCACATACCTTAAAGACAACCCTAGAATGTTGTTGTCTCTAGATAATTATTGATGCAGTGTGATAATTATATGAATGAAATGCTCCTAATTAATTACTGGATTATAAAGATGGTCAAAGAGTTTTCAAATAAGGGTTATAACCCTTATCATGATTGGTTCCATCTTATGCACACATTAatctaatatttaattatattacAAAACATTTtatatttcatatttttcaGGAAATTTCAACAATTTGGCACATTTTTAGATCATTGTTTGAGAGGACATGAGTGTGTTTAATTGTCCTTCCTCTTTTGCATCGAAAAATTAAGAAGACTTCAATTCATTAAAGGAATGCATTAATTAGCAGGTGCATCATGCATGCTTTTCCACAGAAAGAAAGCATTTCATGTGGTTGCTTAGGCATATTCAACTAATTAGTAGGGTTAAGATTAatttaacaagagataaggattgCATGAACATTGAATCAAGTAGTAGTTTCAGCATTTCTTAATGGAGAATGACATTTTTTTCATAGTTAACTACTCTGAGAAACTTAAAGTGATTAAGCAGCTAATTCTTCTTTGCTTTAATTAAAATCTCTCCAAAACTAGTTCCTTAATGGGTAGTGCTTAAAAATATCTCTTAGGAATGTGTGATGATGCTTCCTACTTTTATGGGCAAGTGCAAACATGCAAGATATATACTAAGTTAGGTATCTATCATGTCTGCACATTCAAGAGTAAATACCTAATTAAATATCTCTATGAAGTTAGGACATGAGCAAGGTAGGCATCTTTCAATGTCACACATTAAAGTTGAGGCCTTCAATATCTCTTTAGTTGTATATATGAGAGACTCTGATGAGATCATATCTACTCAATTAGATCAATTAGATTGGGCCTAGAGATTAAAtctcccaagtaaaattcaacaaATGGTAAGCCCAGGCCCATTCATGTgcaagtaaataaataaatggtttTGTACGGTGTGTAATTATCAGAAAAAGAATTTTCGAGGAGTAAAATGCTATAAAATTCGTTTCTAATAGATATTGCTATTAATTAAGGTTTGTTCTTTGAGTTGTCCTATTGAACTTCATATTGGTTTTGTTGTTCTTTATGTTTgggccttttattttatttgatgctTTGGTCGTTGATTCTTCAACTGAGCTGTCATTTctgttttctttccctttttggtttaataaaattttttatgggTTTAATAATGCTAGCAGGTCACACTCTAGGCGTGGCTCCAATGCCTAGACACAGTGACTGCCTAACCACCTTAATTGGGAATGACCTCCTTGCCCCCCTGAAAAGATGGAAATCCCATAGGGCAAGGCGGTTTTGTGTCTAGGCATTGGAACCACACCCAGAGTGCGACCGATTAACAatctttttttccattttttatttacctaataaaaaaagaagtttgataTCATACTTCCAATTATTTCTTTGATTGGATCATTGATTAAAGTGAAATTTGTTATGCGTCAGGGCATTCCATTAGTAAACTGGTCTGGACTGCTTCATTAGATTTTGATATTATGAATCGATTGagcaaatatacaaaaaaatatttctcaTTATCACAACAGATCCccttttggagagagagagagagagcttgtaTTGAATAAAATATATACTTCGACTTTCGCGCGCTATACCTGTGCTTGTAAACACAAAAATGCAAAACCTTAATTGATTCTTGTAACTCTTAGCTCCTACCCCGATTACCTTCCTCTTGATTAAAAATGTTAGGCTGACATTACAAATATTTTCCTAATTATTTTCCAAATAGATGTAAAAAATAGAATTATAGGCTGTGTGTGTTTGTTtccatgttaaaaaaaaaataaattttcaataaactATGTCTTTCTGCTATTTGTTTTGAGTAAAAtcagaaaagtaaaaaaaaaaaaattttgaaaaacaagtagtaaaattttcatataaaatatatcattTACCAAAAACAATTTATAACCAAACAAACAGGCCTGTAAGGAAAGTTCTTAATTAGTTCCTACTTCCTACACGCCAATGTATGATACCTAGTCATTCTGTAACCGTCGATTGCAGATCAAATGAACGGGGTTGAATTTTGGAAACACTTGGTGTCAGCTTGTGATTGATTGATGGTTCGATACCAGAGTAGGGAAGAGTTCAAACTGGCCCAATAACGTACATACATATTTCGCCAGGCCTGGTCCGGTCCGCCCGGATGGTCTTAGGTCACTGGTGGTCGGTGGGATTGGTTTAAAAAGATGGTCCACGAACCAAACCCATGCTTGAGCTGAGCGTGGCACTCTCTCACATCAAAACCAACCAGGTTcctttttagacccaaacaaGAAGATGTCCCACTATATTCACTATATATAGTACTTAAGAAGACCCTATTAAGTATGAATCAGAATCACTCACATGGACCAGATTCCCTTAACCTCGAATACTTTTCGTGCCTGACCTGAATTTTGGAGCTTTGTAACTTTCAGGTAggtagataaaaataaaatgggcCAGATCCCACAAATCTAAAACAGGTGGATCCAAACCGAGCAAATGGGCTGTGGCTACTGCCCACTGGCCAGTCCACATCCACGGCCTGACATATTATAATGAAGACAAAGCATACCCACATGACATCCCATGATCCATGTACTACtaatcatcatgcatgcatgcatgcacgcACGATGATATCcaggaaaaaaaacacaatcagtctctctccacccatggtgaagaaagaatctctttATCCACTCTACCTAATCTTATAATTGGACtaagaagggtattttggactaTGAATAATAGAGGTGAGAGTAAATGATAAATGGAGAATCCCAATCATAGTGTCACATCAACATTTTCTTTTCCCAGATACATACATGTTCCAGCCATTCagagggtaggatggtcatttcttcCACCCCCATGTATCTGGGTGCAATCTACGTCccccgacacagagaacatttggccaattATCAAAATTGAAAAGTAGACAAGTAGATTTCTGATGTGGAGTAGCCTTGGCGGGTCAGAATTCAGATGAATGGATATATCCGGGCCTAGCATTTGAGAATTGGAATCCCCACTTATTATTAAGGTATTTTGGGTGGAATTCATCATTAAAGAATTAAAGATTAGAAAGGCCATTGACTGACGAGAGAGATGGATTGGAGTAAGGAGTAGTGACTTATAAAAACCATCTAAAGTGGATTTAGTAGGTGATAAGACCTCACTACTAAGGCAGTAAAAAGAAGATCCATCCATATATgatccaacaacaacaacaacaacatcaatcTCTTCATTCGATTTCGACCCATATATGCCATTGACGCTACAACTCACACTATCATATGAGTAGAGAAGCTAGGGAACATGGAAT
The nucleotide sequence above comes from Telopea speciosissima isolate NSW1024214 ecotype Mountain lineage chromosome 3, Tspe_v1, whole genome shotgun sequence. Encoded proteins:
- the LOC122656708 gene encoding mini zinc finger protein 2-like, with product MIRRAINIHVRVRVGYEPTEISQTLLVSSTHMPVSGSKSEVSSEQKLFAEGSEEELGFESMKKGQVVAKQLDEPHSCCTTSSHTIRSVRYGECQKNHAASIGGYAVDGCREFMASGEEGTNAALKCAACGCHRNFHRREVETEVVCECSSPTSIGK